Part of the Denticeps clupeoides chromosome 3, fDenClu1.1, whole genome shotgun sequence genome, CGGCAGAACTCTGAAGGAGGCGCTCGTGAACGCGCACGCCGACGGCCGCGTGACCGTGGGCGTGTACGAGTGCGCGAAAATAATGAACGAGTAAGTATTTCGATTAAAACCCGAATACTTAaagaaactattttttttttcttcttcagagtcTAACGATcgtttctttttgtctttttgcagCGACCCGGACAGCGTGGCCTTCTGCGTGCTCGCCACCGACGACGCCTTCCAGTGCGACGTCGCCCTGCAGATCCACTTCACCCTCATCCAGGCCTTCTGTTTCGACAACGACATCAGCATCGTCCGCGTCAGCGACACGCAGCGACTGGCCGAGATCGTCGGCGACAAGTCCGGCGACCTGGAGGACGCGCACTGCGTTCTCATCACGGTAGGTGGCGTCGCCGCGAACCCCCTGTTCAAGCCTTTATCCTGATTCTGCAACTCCGATCGGCCTTCTAACGTCCACGTTGTCCTGGTCCGACAGAACCCGGCTGAAGGTTCGTGGGAGGACCCCGCCCTGGAGAAGCTGCACCTGTTCTGCGAGGAGAGCTGCAGGCTGAACGACTGGGTGCCCGAGATCACCCTGCCCGAGCGCTGACCGTCCGGCCCGAGATGCTGTGAGGAATACTCATCCTGATATCTCCTGCATCCCTGGATGCTCCTGAGAAGGATCTCGGTCCAGGCGCCGCGAGGTCGAGCCCGAGTGGCCCTCGCGGCTCCGTCGTCCCTCGTCCCGTCCATGCCAAGATGACCCTCATTCTTTATGTGAACGAGGTCAGGTATGCCACGGGGGCGACACAATGGCCCTCATTCTTTGTGCGGATG contains:
- the LOC114786233 gene encoding growth arrest and DNA damage-inducible protein GADD45 gamma-like, which produces MLNAGRTLKEALVNAHADGRVTVGVYECAKIMNDDPDSVAFCVLATDDAFQCDVALQIHFTLIQAFCFDNDISIVRVSDTQRLAEIVGDKSGDLEDAHCVLITNPAEGSWEDPALEKLHLFCEESCRLNDWVPEITLPER